The following coding sequences are from one Treponema parvum window:
- a CDS encoding MBL fold metallo-hydrolase, which yields MRESYKIWFLEYAMADSAVSAMVYGRHNEGYMYVPFGFLVLQGNGHTVALDCGHLREGHALKLEAMNHVRNVQSLEETLARIGLRGEDFDTVILTHAHWDHMGGIRAFPNAHFYLQKKEMLDWVEVFSLPSVFDYIRAGINPDDMRDALDMVLKGRMTLLDGFVCDLLPGISVVPAFNTHTYGSQFITIQVSPEDPADMWVFTGDACGSLESFGKDGKGPFFPLGYGVGSNTNMVFALKSMYEKAQGRLDRIIVTHEPALWKMFKTKVESCGLHTAVIQA from the coding sequence ATGAGAGAATCATATAAAATCTGGTTTTTGGAGTACGCTATGGCGGACAGCGCAGTGTCTGCCATGGTTTACGGCAGACATAATGAAGGCTATATGTACGTACCCTTCGGGTTCCTCGTTTTGCAAGGTAACGGTCACACTGTTGCTCTGGACTGCGGCCATCTGAGAGAGGGGCACGCCCTTAAACTGGAGGCTATGAATCACGTGCGAAACGTTCAGTCGCTGGAGGAAACTCTGGCCCGAATAGGTCTTCGCGGAGAGGACTTTGACACGGTGATTTTGACTCATGCTCACTGGGATCATATGGGCGGAATAAGGGCTTTCCCTAACGCGCATTTTTATCTTCAGAAGAAAGAGATGTTGGACTGGGTTGAAGTTTTTTCTTTGCCGTCCGTTTTTGATTATATCCGTGCAGGCATCAATCCTGACGATATGCGGGACGCTTTGGACATGGTCCTAAAAGGCAGGATGACGCTGTTGGACGGATTCGTGTGCGACCTTCTGCCCGGAATTTCCGTGGTTCCGGCTTTCAATACTCATACTTACGGATCTCAATTTATCACAATCCAGGTATCGCCTGAAGATCCAGCCGATATGTGGGTGTTTACGGGAGATGCCTGCGGCTCGTTGGAAAGCTTCGGCAAAGACGGCAAGGGACCGTTCTTTCCGCTCGGTTACGGAGTAGGAAGCAATACGAATATGGTTTTTGCCTTAAAGTCGATGTACGAAAAAGCACAGGGGCGGTTGGATCGTATAATAGTGACGCACGAACCTGCGCTGTGGAAAATGTTTAAAACCAAGGTGGAATCCTGCGGCCTGCATACCGCCGTAATTCAAGCGTAG
- a CDS encoding type II toxin-antitoxin system VapC family toxin, which produces MYLLDTHTFLWFLHNSPHISQKALNIIGTEEQIYVSIASFWEIAIKKSIGKLKIEYPIQKIETLCCEKDISLLHITSKHLDTLISLPNIHNDPFDRLLISQAMSENLSIITKDSIIPQYPVETIWQ; this is translated from the coding sequence ATGTATTTGTTAGACACCCATACGTTTCTGTGGTTTTTGCATAATTCTCCGCACATCTCACAAAAAGCGCTAAATATTATCGGCACGGAAGAACAAATTTATGTAAGCATTGCATCCTTTTGGGAAATTGCAATAAAAAAAAGCATAGGGAAGCTTAAGATCGAATATCCGATTCAAAAGATAGAAACGCTTTGTTGTGAAAAAGATATTTCATTGCTGCATATTACATCAAAACATCTTGATACTCTAATCAGTCTTCCGAATATTCATAATGATCCGTTCGACCGTTTACTTATTTCTCAAGCGATGAGTGAAAATCTGAGTATCATAACAAAAGACAGCATTATTCCCCAATACCCTGTTGAAACTATTTGGCAGTAA
- a CDS encoding DUF2281 domain-containing protein, which yields MPYSVLEKKINSLNAEQRQSVFDYVNFLVEQNNVGKEKKTIRRTPGGLSGAFYMADDFDETPECFRDYV from the coding sequence ATGCCATATTCTGTTTTAGAGAAAAAAATAAACAGCTTAAATGCGGAACAACGACAATCAGTTTTCGATTATGTTAATTTTCTAGTAGAGCAAAACAATGTCGGGAAAGAAAAGAAAACAATCCGCCGTACTCCAGGCGGACTTTCAGGCGCGTTCTATATGGCGGACGATTTCGATGAAACGCCCGAATGTTTTCGGGATTATGTTTGA
- a CDS encoding GntR family transcriptional regulator gives MESTLLADELADKIKSRIKRGLYVQNERLTVRRLCEDFKVSETPVKQALNQLVAVGLVVAIPKCGIKVKSFDFEEMRHIWRARQMIEQYCAASAIESVKNSDKIRNKIKHLLEQTDSEYEKCAEYFTQETFGKLSEHDYALHKELVKTCGNPVIITEYENLHTHQCMFVGFHIHNAKSLRLTIQQHDEIVDALFSADLLRLQKAICEHIDTTIELYKKAHRNLPVI, from the coding sequence ATGGAATCGACGCTGCTTGCCGACGAATTGGCCGACAAGATCAAAAGCCGCATCAAACGGGGGCTTTACGTTCAAAACGAGCGGCTTACCGTGCGCCGGCTTTGCGAGGACTTTAAAGTAAGCGAAACTCCCGTTAAACAGGCGTTGAATCAACTTGTTGCTGTAGGACTTGTCGTTGCAATTCCTAAATGCGGCATAAAGGTAAAATCTTTTGATTTTGAAGAGATGCGGCATATCTGGCGTGCCCGCCAGATGATAGAACAGTATTGCGCAGCGTCCGCTATAGAATCGGTAAAAAACAGTGATAAGATACGGAATAAAATAAAGCACCTGCTTGAACAAACTGATTCCGAATATGAAAAATGCGCCGAATATTTTACTCAAGAGACATTCGGAAAACTTTCCGAACACGACTATGCTCTGCATAAGGAACTGGTAAAGACTTGCGGCAATCCCGTCATAATAACGGAATACGAAAATCTTCACACACATCAATGCATGTTTGTGGGTTTTCACATCCATAACGCAAAATCTCTTAGGCTCACTATACAACAGCACGATGAGATCGTGGATGCGCTTTTCAGCGCAGATCTTTTGCGCTTGCAAAAAGCTATTTGCGAGCACATCGATACTACTATCGAATTGTATAAAAAAGCACACCGCAACCTGCCTGTGATATAA
- a CDS encoding aldo/keto reductase — MKTKKLGFGFMRLPIKNSDDPASVDIEQVKIMVDRFLENGFTYFDTAWMYHSFTSEEVLREALVKRHSRNSFTVATKMPVMMIGSKEEQKQVFEKQTEKTGADYFDYYLLHCLNEANYERAVKYETFEFLSELKKEGRIRRLGFSYHDKPELLDRILSEHPETEFVQLQINYLDWESESVCSRKNYEVCIKHSKPVIVMEPVKGGTLVNLSDDVAGIFKKAAPDMSLASWSIRFAASLPNVDTVLSGMSDASQVEDNVSYMKNFQPLSDAEKALIDLAVQKIKKEISIPCTACRYCVDGCPKHIPIPDFFMLYNKDRQINRKKYARQQIYYTNLASGTAKASQCIVCKRCEKICPQKLPISDLLKDVAQVFEHIDRKDKAAK; from the coding sequence ATGAAAACAAAAAAACTTGGGTTCGGCTTTATGCGCCTACCCATAAAGAATTCTGACGATCCTGCGAGCGTGGACATAGAGCAGGTAAAAATTATGGTGGACCGTTTTTTGGAAAACGGTTTCACATATTTTGACACTGCGTGGATGTATCATTCTTTTACAAGCGAAGAAGTTTTACGGGAAGCCCTTGTTAAACGACACTCAAGAAATTCTTTTACCGTTGCAACTAAGATGCCCGTTATGATGATCGGCTCCAAAGAAGAGCAAAAACAGGTTTTCGAAAAGCAAACGGAAAAAACGGGCGCGGACTATTTTGACTATTACTTGCTGCATTGCCTGAACGAAGCAAATTACGAGCGTGCCGTTAAATATGAAACCTTTGAGTTTTTATCCGAACTAAAAAAAGAAGGAAGAATACGACGTCTCGGTTTTTCTTATCACGACAAACCCGAACTTCTCGACAGGATTCTTTCGGAACACCCTGAAACGGAATTTGTGCAGCTTCAAATAAACTATTTGGATTGGGAAAGCGAAAGCGTTTGTTCCAGAAAAAATTATGAAGTTTGCATAAAACATTCCAAACCCGTCATAGTCATGGAACCGGTAAAAGGCGGAACTTTGGTAAATCTTTCAGACGATGTGGCGGGTATTTTCAAAAAAGCCGCTCCCGATATGTCGCTTGCATCATGGTCGATACGTTTTGCCGCAAGTCTGCCTAATGTGGACACGGTGCTTTCGGGAATGTCCGACGCTTCGCAAGTGGAAGACAATGTTTCGTATATGAAAAATTTTCAACCGCTTTCAGATGCGGAAAAGGCGCTTATAGATCTTGCGGTTCAAAAGATAAAAAAGGAAATTTCCATTCCGTGCACCGCATGCAGGTATTGTGTGGACGGTTGTCCCAAACACATCCCTATTCCGGATTTTTTTATGCTGTACAACAAGGACCGCCAAATAAATCGAAAAAAATACGCCCGACAGCAGATATATTATACAAATTTGGCGTCAGGTACGGCCAAGGCTTCGCAATGCATAGTCTGTAAAAGGTGTGAAAAAATATGCCCGCAAAAACTTCCCATAAGCGATCTTTTAAAAGACGTCGCACAGGTATTTGAGCACATAGACAGAAAAGACAAGGCGGCTAAGTAA
- a CDS encoding HAD family hydrolase: MNISVSIEDYKKKKDFLVCVDSDGCAMDTMNVKHFKCFGPELVKEWELDDYRKEVLDKWNEVNLFSLTRGINRYKALATVLSYIDSKIRKIEGLDEFVAWTENAEALSNSVLEKAVLDAAQGKMNDFCLKKALAWSKKVNSQIASLDESELLPFEGVRDSLKQIHKTCDVAGVSSANRSAVKEEWTRTGIAEHVDILLCQEDGPKDACIAALLKKGYEAGNVLMIGDAPGDVKAAEQNGVHCYPILVKKEKESWLNAAAAVDRLLKHSYEPHEKEMLAAFWKNLGAGV; this comes from the coding sequence ATGAATATTTCCGTTTCGATCGAAGATTATAAAAAGAAAAAGGATTTTCTTGTCTGTGTGGACAGCGACGGCTGCGCAATGGACACGATGAATGTAAAGCATTTCAAATGCTTCGGCCCGGAGCTGGTAAAAGAATGGGAGCTTGACGATTACCGCAAAGAAGTTCTGGACAAGTGGAACGAGGTAAACCTGTTTTCATTGACGCGCGGCATAAATCGTTATAAGGCGCTTGCGACAGTTCTTTCATACATAGATTCCAAAATAAGGAAGATCGAAGGGCTTGATGAATTTGTCGCGTGGACTGAAAACGCCGAAGCGCTTTCAAATTCCGTTTTGGAAAAAGCCGTCTTGGATGCCGCACAAGGCAAAATGAATGATTTCTGCTTAAAAAAGGCTCTCGCTTGGTCAAAAAAAGTAAATTCTCAAATTGCCTCTCTTGATGAATCCGAACTTTTGCCGTTTGAGGGAGTGCGCGATTCTCTTAAACAAATACACAAAACATGCGACGTTGCAGGCGTTTCAAGCGCAAACCGGTCTGCGGTTAAGGAAGAATGGACGCGCACGGGAATAGCGGAGCACGTCGATATTCTGTTATGTCAGGAAGACGGACCAAAAGACGCATGCATAGCGGCTCTTTTGAAAAAAGGCTATGAGGCCGGCAATGTCTTGATGATAGGAGACGCTCCCGGCGATGTAAAAGCCGCAGAACAAAACGGCGTGCACTGTTATCCTATTTTGGTAAAAAAAGAAAAGGAAAGCTGGCTGAATGCAGCGGCGGCTGTGGATCGCCTTTTAAAACACAGTTACGAACCTCATGAAAAGGAAATGCTCGCCGCGTTTTGGAAAAACCTTGGCGCCGGCGTCTGA
- a CDS encoding glycoside hydrolase family 3 protein, with protein MVDLRAKPFYLNDAQIDWVEKTISSMSVEEKIGQLFITLLASADDRKPENISKLLEKYHVGGVRYHNAPPAEIRNMAECLQKTSRIPLLIASNCEAGGNGGMTGGTAVACGAALSAIGKEECVYKMGKVCAAEADAVGCNWNFAPIVDLPYNWRNTIVNLRAYNENPDDVIRFAKSFFKAMREFGIATCIKHFPGDGTEENDQHLIMGVNDLSPEEWDKTFGKVYKALIDEGVMTIMAGHIALPKYSKKLDPSLKDEDIRPATLAPELIQKLLREKLGYNGLVVTDASHMIGMFGATVPRSQQVPSAIAAGCDMFLFFNDKDEDFQYMMDGYKKGIISEERLSDALHRIIGLKAAIGLPEKQKAGSLVPPEKNLSVVGCAEHKKIARDLAAEFVTLVKDRDRYLPMTPEKYKNIKLIYIGADDMVIAGTKLPSNNEDVIKDIVKALEARGFAVDFEPMKVKGKCEEFKKKYDAVMLVLNVSGFAQFNTMRVKWDMPAKQPWYFSEVPTFAVSLSFTNMLIDVPMARCYINSYMSHSEAIEATVDKMTGKQPFTGKFRENVFCGRWDTRF; from the coding sequence ATGGTAGACTTAAGGGCAAAACCGTTTTACTTAAACGACGCTCAGATTGATTGGGTGGAAAAGACAATTTCTTCCATGAGCGTTGAAGAAAAAATCGGGCAGCTTTTTATTACGCTTTTGGCGTCGGCGGATGACCGTAAGCCTGAAAACATTTCAAAATTATTGGAAAAATATCACGTGGGCGGCGTCCGCTATCACAACGCGCCTCCCGCAGAAATCCGCAATATGGCCGAATGTCTGCAAAAAACAAGCCGCATTCCTTTATTGATCGCGTCAAACTGCGAAGCCGGAGGAAACGGAGGAATGACGGGCGGCACTGCCGTTGCATGCGGAGCGGCGCTTTCCGCCATAGGCAAGGAAGAATGCGTATATAAGATGGGAAAAGTCTGCGCCGCCGAAGCCGATGCGGTCGGCTGCAACTGGAATTTTGCTCCCATTGTGGACTTGCCCTATAATTGGCGCAACACTATAGTCAATCTGCGGGCATATAACGAAAATCCTGACGACGTTATCCGTTTTGCAAAATCGTTTTTTAAAGCGATGAGGGAATTCGGCATCGCCACGTGTATAAAGCATTTTCCGGGCGACGGTACTGAAGAAAATGATCAGCACCTTATCATGGGAGTAAACGATCTTTCGCCGGAAGAATGGGACAAAACGTTCGGCAAGGTTTATAAAGCGCTTATAGATGAAGGCGTTATGACGATTATGGCGGGTCATATAGCGCTTCCTAAATATTCGAAAAAGCTTGATCCTTCACTAAAAGACGAGGACATCCGTCCGGCAACCTTGGCTCCTGAATTAATCCAAAAATTACTGCGCGAAAAGCTGGGCTATAACGGGCTCGTCGTTACGGACGCCTCTCATATGATAGGAATGTTCGGCGCGACAGTACCGCGTTCGCAGCAGGTTCCTTCGGCCATTGCCGCCGGCTGCGATATGTTTTTGTTTTTTAACGATAAGGACGAAGACTTTCAATATATGATGGACGGCTATAAAAAAGGAATAATATCCGAAGAAAGGCTTTCCGACGCGCTTCACAGGATAATAGGACTTAAGGCCGCTATCGGGCTTCCCGAAAAGCAGAAGGCCGGCTCTCTGGTTCCTCCTGAAAAAAATCTTTCCGTGGTGGGATGCGCCGAACACAAAAAGATCGCAAGAGATTTGGCGGCCGAATTTGTGACGCTCGTAAAAGACAGAGACCGTTATCTTCCTATGACGCCTGAAAAATATAAGAACATAAAGCTCATATACATCGGCGCCGACGATATGGTTATAGCAGGAACCAAACTGCCTTCAAACAACGAAGATGTCATAAAAGACATTGTGAAAGCGCTTGAGGCCAGAGGCTTTGCCGTTGATTTTGAGCCGATGAAAGTCAAAGGAAAATGTGAAGAATTTAAAAAGAAATACGACGCCGTCATGCTCGTTCTCAATGTTTCGGGTTTTGCGCAATTCAACACCATGCGCGTAAAATGGGACATGCCTGCAAAACAGCCGTGGTATTTTTCCGAAGTTCCTACGTTTGCGGTTTCGCTTTCGTTTACGAATATGCTCATCGATGTTCCTATGGCGCGCTGCTATATAAACTCGTATATGTCGCATAGCGAGGCCATAGAAGCCACCGTGGACAAGATGACCGGCAAACAGCCGTTTACGGGTAAGTTTAGGGAAAACGTTTTTTGCGGCAGGTGGGACACTCGTTTTTAG
- a CDS encoding heavy metal translocating P-type ATPase, with protein MNFYIKHSLPGRIRVGYNKDEISSHQAALARQLLCVQEGMIKVTVNCVTAAFLIYYDESVLSRKKIEALFAALSDKYLCDEEMLSSVEEPVKDHGLWGALFAMTANHYIRRLFPPSIRLILNVAAFLPRIFKGMSHVARGDIFNAAVLDATAITMAAVNGDMNTASNINFLLNVGEAIETFTKKRSYDNLAHTMLNEHEQVRLVEGDTEKSVPLYMLKTGDTVAVRTGAVIPADGDVIKGEALINQASITGEPLAVEKRERQSVFAGTIVQEGELFIRVRAVGSQTKVQNILAMIDSSQSLKVSSQIRSENLANTLVKYNFLLSLLVFVATRDITKVMATLMVDYSCAMKLASPIAVLSAMKEASEHGILVKGGKFLEEASHADTVVFDKTGTLTAAVPKLSRVIPFGNLTESQVLTIAACLEEHFIHPVSRAIVQAAADRKLKHRERHAKVEYVVAHGIATTMDGKKLIIGSRHFVFEDERVAVPENMERIQKEAVDRGESLLYLAEDGQLLGVLAVTDPVRKDAERIIELLHENGVTTCAMITGDDEGAAKTAAKAAKIDFYIFRALPEDKVSYIKKQKEAGHKVLMIGDGINDAPALATADIGVAMGDCADITSATADIVLSSENGLSDLLTTRVLGQRLLEKIDRNNRGIVAVNSVLIMAGLAGILSPALAAVLHNLSTILFSAVAAKSLLGKR; from the coding sequence ATGAATTTTTATATTAAACATTCTCTTCCGGGACGTATCAGGGTAGGATACAACAAGGATGAAATTTCTTCGCATCAGGCGGCTTTGGCTCGGCAGCTGCTCTGCGTGCAGGAAGGAATGATAAAGGTGACGGTCAATTGTGTTACCGCCGCGTTCCTTATTTATTATGACGAATCCGTCTTGTCCCGAAAAAAAATAGAAGCTCTTTTTGCGGCGCTTTCGGACAAATATCTTTGCGATGAAGAAATGCTTTCTTCTGTGGAAGAGCCCGTTAAAGATCACGGCCTTTGGGGCGCGCTTTTTGCAATGACGGCAAACCATTATATACGCAGGCTTTTTCCTCCTTCAATACGGCTTATTTTAAACGTCGCAGCCTTTTTACCCAGAATATTTAAAGGCATGAGCCATGTTGCGCGCGGCGATATTTTTAACGCCGCTGTTCTTGACGCAACCGCTATCACTATGGCTGCCGTAAACGGTGACATGAATACCGCTTCCAATATCAATTTTCTTCTTAACGTAGGGGAAGCCATTGAAACTTTTACAAAAAAAAGATCGTACGACAATCTAGCCCATACTATGCTTAACGAACACGAGCAAGTCCGGCTCGTAGAAGGGGATACGGAAAAATCCGTCCCGCTTTATATGCTTAAAACGGGAGATACGGTTGCAGTGCGCACGGGCGCGGTGATTCCTGCCGACGGCGATGTTATAAAAGGTGAAGCGTTGATAAATCAGGCTTCAATCACCGGCGAACCTCTCGCAGTGGAAAAAAGAGAAAGACAATCGGTTTTTGCAGGAACTATAGTTCAGGAAGGGGAGCTTTTTATTCGAGTACGCGCAGTGGGAAGCCAAACGAAGGTTCAAAACATACTTGCCATGATCGATTCATCCCAATCGCTTAAAGTTTCTTCTCAGATCCGCTCCGAAAATCTTGCGAACACCCTTGTAAAGTATAATTTTTTGCTTTCTCTGCTGGTATTTGTTGCGACGCGCGATATTACAAAGGTTATGGCCACTCTTATGGTGGACTATTCATGCGCGATGAAACTTGCTTCTCCGATCGCCGTTTTAAGCGCCATGAAGGAGGCTTCCGAACACGGTATTTTGGTAAAAGGCGGCAAATTTCTTGAAGAAGCGTCGCATGCCGATACCGTAGTATTCGACAAAACCGGAACTTTGACTGCGGCCGTACCTAAGTTGTCCCGAGTAATTCCGTTCGGAAATCTTACTGAAAGTCAGGTGCTCACGATTGCGGCTTGCCTTGAAGAGCATTTTATTCATCCTGTTTCGCGCGCTATAGTTCAGGCCGCCGCCGACAGGAAACTCAAGCACCGTGAAAGGCACGCCAAGGTGGAATACGTGGTTGCCCACGGCATCGCTACGACTATGGACGGAAAAAAACTTATCATAGGAAGCAGACATTTTGTCTTTGAAGACGAGCGCGTAGCCGTACCTGAGAATATGGAGCGTATTCAAAAAGAGGCCGTCGACAGGGGAGAATCTCTTTTGTATCTTGCGGAAGACGGACAGTTGCTTGGTGTTTTGGCCGTTACGGATCCTGTGCGTAAGGACGCCGAACGCATAATAGAGCTTTTGCATGAAAACGGGGTTACTACGTGCGCGATGATAACCGGAGACGACGAGGGAGCCGCAAAAACCGCCGCGAAAGCCGCAAAAATCGACTTTTATATTTTTAGGGCTCTGCCTGAAGATAAGGTTTCATACATAAAAAAGCAAAAAGAGGCTGGGCACAAGGTTCTTATGATAGGGGACGGAATAAACGACGCTCCCGCACTTGCAACTGCCGATATAGGAGTCGCTATGGGCGACTGCGCCGATATTACAAGCGCGACGGCCGACATAGTTTTATCTTCGGAAAACGGACTTTCGGATCTGCTGACTACGCGTGTTTTGGGGCAAAGGCTTCTTGAAAAGATCGACCGCAATAACCGCGGCATCGTTGCGGTGAATTCCGTTTTGATTATGGCCGGATTGGCAGGAATTTTAAGTCCCGCTCTTGCCGCAGTGCTTCACAATCTTTCAACGATTTTGTTCAGCGCGGTTGCGGCAAAATCGCTGCTCGGTAAGCGTTAA
- a CDS encoding HMA2 domain-containing protein translates to MQINYFPGRIRLRDRILRDEDIRQAAMDVAAKLGRIRSVSYNERTGSVLLEYDAKSVDMEKISSLFPLAAKLNAKASFYTENKKGEIIALIAKIGRKIDGWANDCGKS, encoded by the coding sequence ATGCAGATCAATTATTTCCCCGGGCGCATACGGCTCCGCGATCGTATATTGCGCGACGAGGATATAAGACAAGCGGCTATGGACGTAGCCGCAAAGCTGGGAAGGATCCGCTCCGTTTCATACAATGAAAGGACGGGAAGCGTGCTTTTGGAATATGACGCAAAAAGCGTCGACATGGAAAAAATTTCATCGCTTTTTCCGCTCGCGGCAAAATTAAACGCCAAAGCTTCGTTTTATACCGAAAATAAAAAAGGTGAGATCATTGCCCTGATCGCAAAAATCGGCAGGAAGATAGACGGATGGGCAAATGATTGCGGCAAGTCGTGA
- a CDS encoding ABC transporter ATP-binding protein, with amino-acid sequence MSYLEISHLVKTWNDDKKNKFFLKQPHESEFDQKARQNFSIDFSCSLEKGLILGIAGQSGSGKSTVLRLISGLLESDDSRISRIRVDGGKEFTEKPKILLDGKDISKLPPAKRGIGMVFQTPALFPHLRVDDNVAYGLRYGDVSSEVRLSKKEARKYAAEYLDKFNMKDLAERFPDSLSGGEAQRVSLARTLIMNPSLVLFDEPFSALDAPLRKKLAKEIKQLQIRTGFTGILVTHDINEIKAMCDAVTVLYRGKQIWTGDPNDFCEELLLGS; translated from the coding sequence ATGAGCTATCTTGAAATTTCTCATCTTGTAAAAACTTGGAACGACGATAAAAAAAACAAGTTTTTTCTGAAGCAGCCGCATGAAAGCGAATTCGATCAAAAAGCGCGTCAGAATTTTTCGATAGATTTTTCATGTTCGCTTGAAAAAGGTTTGATTTTGGGAATCGCAGGGCAATCGGGAAGCGGAAAGTCTACGGTGCTGCGGCTCATAAGCGGACTTTTGGAAAGCGACGACAGCCGCATAAGCCGCATACGGGTGGACGGCGGCAAAGAGTTTACCGAAAAACCCAAGATTTTACTTGACGGCAAGGACATTTCAAAACTTCCGCCTGCCAAACGCGGAATAGGCATGGTCTTTCAAACTCCCGCACTTTTTCCTCACCTGAGAGTGGACGATAACGTCGCATACGGATTGCGTTACGGAGACGTTTCATCCGAAGTCCGACTTTCAAAAAAAGAAGCAAGAAAATACGCCGCCGAATACCTTGACAAATTCAACATGAAAGACCTCGCCGAACGCTTTCCCGATTCACTTTCAGGCGGAGAAGCCCAGCGCGTAAGCCTTGCCCGCACGCTTATCATGAACCCTTCTCTCGTCCTTTTTGACGAGCCTTTTTCCGCCTTGGACGCGCCTCTCCGTAAAAAACTGGCAAAAGAGATAAAGCAGCTTCAAATTCGGACAGGCTTTACAGGAATCCTTGTAACCCACGATATAAACGAAATAAAAGCTATGTGCGACGCAGTTACGGTGCTTTACAGGGGAAAGCAGATTTGGACGGGAGATCCTAATGATTTTTGCGAAGAACTCTTGCTCGGTTCATAG